tgaattttaaggaTCCTAGACAAAACTCTacccaaaactggaattttgagctgctgGTTGCTGCATTTCTGGGCAGTGTTTTGGTAGATAAATGGACACTTAGAGGATTCAGAATGACACTTAAAACTGACCTAATGATGcataaaaatttccagaattaatGATTGGACAGAAATTCCCCAATGGTTGCAAAGATGGAATCCGAATGGAAGATGAATTTGTGTTGCGGTAGGACTGTTTTGGAAACCCAAGGCtgacttttcttccttaatCCTTTGGAAACAAGGATTAGTCTTCCTATTTGCTGGTTCCCACAAATTCTAAGGTCAAGTTCAAGATTggaactgatttggttgtttttggGAACAAGGGTGGAAAATTTAACTTGAACaggttggaaaatttgacttgaatagattgggaaatttgacttgaataggctgaatgttcttcttcttcctttgtttttgttttataatcagccaagaagagtcaaatttcgtggctaaaatgttcttagtcaagaaagaagattgttgtggtgaagacaaggattttggcagctggaattttgcagccttgttgtttaccaagatttggttcccaaaacccagaaacttcaagattctttcaagaattcaagatgttaatttccagaattcaagaaacacgaaattgaagatgatttcctccccaaacaatccaagatttcacgatttgatcaagacagattttggttgtcttcaagaatcccaactaaagttccaagaacttcaagattgtggttttaaacaattaggaacttcaagaaacccaagttttgatcaagacagatttccaggaatttttgtaaggttagccagctattttttttttgtatgtaaacaagaacacaaggtaATAACTAGATAGGACTTCTAAAACCCTTGCTACAAACTGatttttttcggatgaacagtaacctcgaatgatcaaatagaacaaaagactggaattgaatggatataacaggatagaaacaagacacaaacacaaacaaagaatcaagaataagacacaaaaaaaaaggctggaCTAAACAAGGCTAACCACAgcaattaacaacaactagacgcaagtttatgatgcaacaaatctggaaaaataacgcaagaacacgatgcaacaaatctggaaattgcggatagcaaacttagaacacgaaaacagaattttggacaacttgactcgaaaggaaataaataaagggatataacgtgatacctcttaactagctctgattaccaactgatacgaacgtcgccaaccttgtgacgaaacccgtaaaagattagtttcaggatcgacaagaggacaccaagtttggagcggatgacctcaacccgttaatcacgtggttaacgaaccttggtataatggtagaagacgccacgacctagtgcgattctagattgataagtcacgaacacctagagaaattctaaggtattcaagaagccttggagaaaccaagaaaactctcaaaatctgatttattgattgaatgcctaaaaccattggaagtgtgggctatttatagccttacatagagatgaacaactaaatgtggaactagtctagagttgtggtcttgactaagactaacaattgtaggcttgactatttccataagactaagaattgtgggcttgaccaaaccttatgaggtcatcccttaggtaaacaaccttatgaggtcatcccttaggtaaataaccttatgaggtcatcgcttaggtaattaaagcaagactatggaccattaagcccttattacaatgacttaactaaaacagcaaatgtgactagagaagggtcacacatggttctctttgacgtgcactacatggatgactttcattccttcatgctcaagactctcaatgaccttggggacaatttcttggccttgtatctcatgaacaagtccttggagttcctccctcatcttgttagctcgtgctcgagttatgggtcctaggggaactcgaatagttcgcaatGGTGTCACTTGGTTCGTATCACTATCATTTCCCCTCTTTGACCTaggcaaccctaaaacaaaatccatggaCATGTCGGTCCAAGGTTCCTTAGGTACAGGTAAAGGACTATAAAGGCCATAGGGTTGAAGTttagacttagctttgtggcaaGTAATGCATTTAGCCACCATTCGCTCCACATCTCGTTTCATCCTTGGCCAATGGAAGTGCTCTTGAAGGATAGCTAAGGTTTTAGCTACgccaaagtgtcccatcaaGCCACCTCCGTGTGCTTCCCTAACAAGTAAAGAGCGAATATAGCAGTTAGGTATACATAGTCGATTGAGGTagaaaagaaatccatcaaggaTGTAGAATTTACCTTGAGTTGCTGAACCACAAGAGTCATAAATACCTGAGAAATCTGGGTCATTGGTGTATAACTCTTTGACTAATTCAAATCCTAACAACCTTGCATCAAGTTGAGTGAGCAAAGAGTACCGacgtgataatgcatcagcaacaacattagttttccccactttgtacttaatcacataagggaaggtttcaataaatgcaatccacttaACATGACGCTTATTCAACTTGTGTTGTGACTTAATGTGCTTAAGCGACTCATGGTCAGTGTGTATGACAAATTCCCTTGGTCTCAAGTAATGTTGCCAAGTTTCTAAAGCACGGATTAAGGAGTACAATTCCTTATCATAAGTGGAATAGTTCAAAGCTGCCCCATTGAGTTTTTCACTAAAGTATGCAATTGGTTTGCCCTCTTGCATTAGGACAGCTCCAATACCCACCCAGATGCATCACACTCTATTTCAAACATCTTGTCAAAGCATGGTAATGCAAGTagtggtgcatgtgtgagttgaTGTTTAAGCATTTGGAAAGCACGTACTTGAGCATCTCTCCACACaaatggctcatttttcttaattacagCAGTTAGAGGTGCAGCAATGGTACTAAAATCTTTAACAAATCGTCTATAAAAACTAGCAAGACCATGGAAGCTACGTACCTCACCTATCGTGCTTGGAGTAGGccattctcgaattgctttaaCGTTCTCCTCGTCCACTTTGATTCCCTGTTTACTCACAACAAAGCCTAGGAAGACAAGTTGATCAGTACAAAAggagcacttcttaaggttagcatagAGCTTTTCCCTTCGAAGTACATCAAGAACAAGCTTCACATGTTCAACATGCTCATCTAAGCTCCTACTATAAATCAGGATAtcgtcaaaatatacaactacaAATTTTCCAAGGAATGGACGAAGTACGTGGTTCATCAACCTCATGAacgtactaggtgcattagttagtccaaatggcataactaaccactcgtacaagccatgtttggttttaaaggccgttttccattcatccccctctttcatcctaatttgatgataaccgctttttagatcaattttagtgaaaatcacagcaccatatagctcatctaacatatcatcaagtctaggaataggGTGACGATATTTTACCGTTATTGCATTAACGGCCCTACAGTCAATGCACATtcgccaacttccatcctttttagGCACCAAGATGACGGGAACCGCACATGGGCTCAAGCTTTCTCGTGCCCATCCCTTTGTTAGAAGCTCTTCGATTTGGCGTTGGAGCTCCTTTGTCTCATCTGGACCCATTTTGTAGGCTGGTCTGTTAGGAAGTGGGGCACCTGGAACCAAgtcaatttgatgctcaattccCCTTATTGGTGGCAGTCCATTTGGAATCTCATCGGGGAAGACATCCTCATATTCCTGTAAAAGAGAGACAATACTAGATGGTAGAGTGTTAGTAAGATCACTTGTGACAACCAACACCTCTTTGCACAAAAGTACAAAGATGGGTGTATTAACACTCAAAGCTTTTCTTACTATATTGGCTTTTATCAATAGATTttgccttttttctctcttttcaattttggccGGCTCACCATatgtctttttcctctcaattttctaggccCTATCATTTTCTGTTGAGCTCTcggctttttctattttttcttctcattctcaAGCTCATTCTCCTTGATCAGGCTTTTTTGATCTTCATGAACTTGGATAGGAGTGAGTGGCACAAGCACAATCCTCTTCTCGCCTTGCTTGAAGGAGTATTTATTGGTAATGCCATCGAATGTAACTCCCTTGTCGAATTGCCATGGCCTCCCCAATAGTATGTGACATGCTTGCATAGGGACCACGTCGCATAACACCACGTCCTCATACTTTCCAATTCGGAAAGGTACTTGGACTTGCTTGGTCACACGAACATCCCCACTATCGTTCAACCATTGCAAACGATAAGGTGTTGGATGTCGTAGAGTGGGTAGTgctagtttctccaccatcaaggCACTAGCGACGTTAGCACAACTACCTCCATCTATGATCAAACTACATACCTTGCCTTTGATATAGCAACGGGTGTAGAAAATGTTCTCTCTTTGTGCATGGTCGGCGGCTTTCACTTGGGTTGCTAAGGCTCGTCTGACAACGAGTCCAACTCGTTCATTGACGGGCAatgcttcctcttcttcctcaagggatggcaactcctccttctcatcttcatcatcggTGAGAAACTCACCATTGGGTAAGATGATCATAGCGCGTTGGTTCGGGCATTGGCTAGCAATATGCCCTcggccttggcatttgaagcatctaGTATCTCGATTTCGCCCCATGCTCGACTCAATGGCAGTCTTTGGTGTTGCCTTAGACTCCCACTTAGTCATATCCGGCCTCGGTCTTGAAGGGATGGAATTACTCGGCCCTTTATCCTCTTTCTTTGGTGGTGTAGTTCGGAGATAAGAGGGTGAAAAGTTGGAGTAACTCCGAGTCGAACCCCTCCTCTTAATCCTCCTTTCAATCTTGATGGCCTTTTCCACCAGATCCCCAAGTTCCACATAGTGGTGTAACTCCACTTGATCAGCGATTTCGGGCCTTAATCCGTTCAAGAAGCGTGCCATTGTTGCTTCTCGATCCTCCATGATGTCTGCCCGTAGCATgagtatttccatttccttgtgaTAGTCCTCGACACTTCGTGCTCCTTGGttgagggtttgaagctttTGATACAAGTCACGGTAGTAGTGACTTGGCACGAAACGCTTCCTCATTAGTCGTCTTAGCTCCGTCCAAGTTTGTATGGTAGGTTCACGACTCCTCCTTCGACTAGTGGAGAGTTGATCCCACCATACAACGGCGTAATCGGTGAATTCGATCACGGCCAACTTGACCTTTTGCTCCTCCGAGTAAGTATTGCAGTCGAAGACAAGTTCAATCCGCTTCTCCCACTCTAAGTAGGCATCGGGGTCTGATCGTCCTTGGAAGGGTGGAATTTTCATCTTTATGCCCGGAATGTGGTCATTTGAAGGCCTAGCGTCACGCTTAGACCTACTTTGCTTATGCTCATAGTTGTTGTCTGAGTTAGAGTCGCTAGACTCATGTGCATAAGCCTTTCCACGGTTGCCTTTGGAGCTTCCATGAGACAACTCTAAGCTGTCAATGCGTTGGTGCATCAGTTCAAGTTTTTGGTCCATCATGCGTCCCAATTCGCCTTTGATTGCTTCTGTGAAAAGTTTAAGATCAAAAGCTTGGGAGCTTGCTCCCCCCTCGTTAGCCATGGTGAAGTATAGGGTAAAAAATAACAATGGAAAGAAGTAAAGTTTATCTCGCACACTTCCTCACGTGTTTACTCTCGCTCTCGTGTTTGAACACTCTAATGAACTCACCAAGGTATTTTCAAGGCTCCTCGGTCAACTCCTCGAAGAAGTTAGAACTCATTCTAGTGTGGATCGACTTACCAACCAGGGTCACAAGATTGTAGCACTTTGAacgaaaaaagaacaaaagatgaagGGACTGACCACGACTCAATGAATGActcaaagttgaattttaaggaTCCTAGACAAAACTCTacccaaaactggaattttgagctgctgGTTGCTGCATTTCTGGGCAGTGTTTTGGTAGATAAATGGACACTTAGAGGATTCAGAATGACACTTAAAACTGACCTAATGATGcataaaaatttccagaattaatGATTGGACAGAAATTCCCCAATGGTTGCAAAGATGGAATCCGAATGGAAGATGAATTTGTGTTGCGGTAGGACTGTTTTGGAAACCCAAGGCtgacttttcttccttaatCCTTTGGAAACAAGGATTAGTCTTCCTATTTGCTGGTTCCCACAAATTCTAAGGTCAAGTTCAAGATTggaactgatttggttgtttttggGAACAAGGGTGGAAAATTTAACTTGAACaggttggaaaatttgacttgaatagattgggaaatttgacttgaataggctgaatgttcttcttcttcctttgtttttgttttataatcagccaagaagagtcaaatttcgtggctaaaatgttcttagtcaagaaagaagattgttgtggtgaagacaaggattttggcagctggaattttgcagccttgttgtttaccaagatttggttcccaaaacccagaaacttcaagattctttcaagaattcaagatgttaatttccagaattcaagaaacacgaaattgaagatgatttcctccccaaacaatccaagatttcacgatttgatcaagacagattttggttgtcttcaagaatcccaactaaagttccaagaacttcaagattgtggttttaaacaattaggaacttcaagaaacccaagttttgatcaagacagatttccaggaatttttgtaaggttagccagctattttttttttgtatgtaaacaagaacacaaggtaATAACTAGATAGGACTTCTAAAACCCTTGCTACAAACTGatttttttcggatgaacagtaacctcgaatgatcaaatagaacaaaagactggaattgaatggatataacaggatagaaacaagacacaaacacaaacaaagaatcaagaataagacacaaaaaaaaaggctggaCTAAACAAGGCTAACCACAgcaattaacaacaactagacgcaagtttatgatgcaacaaatctggaaaaataacgcaagaacacgatgcaacaaatctggaaattgcggatagcaaacttagaacacgaaaacagaattttggacaacttgactcgaaaggaaataaataaagggatataacgtgatacctcttaactagctctgattaccaactgatacgaacgtcgccaaccttgtgacgaaacccgtaaaagattagtttcaggatcgacaagaggacaccaagtttggagcggatgacctcaacccgttaatcacgtggttaacgaaccttggtataatggtagaagacgccacaacctagtgcgattctagattgataagtcacgaacacctagagaaattctaaggtattcaagaagccttggagaaaccaagaaaactctcaaaatctgatttattgattgaatgcctaaaaccattggatgtgtgggctatttatagccttacatagagatgaacaactaaatgtggaactagtctagagttgtggtcttgactaagactaacaattgtaggcttgactatttccataagactaagaattgtgggcttgaccaaaccttatgaggtcatcccttaggtaaacaaccttatgaggtcatcgcttaggtaaataaccttatgaaggtcatcgcttaggtaattaaagcaagactatggaccattaagcccttattacaatgacttaactaaaacagcaaatgtgactagagaagggtcacacatggttctctttgacgtgcactacatggatgactttcattccttcatgctcaagactctcaatgaccttggggacaatttcttggccttgtatctcatgaacaagtccttggagttcctccctcatcttgttagctcgtgctcgagttatgggtcctaggggaactcgaatagttcgcaatGGTGTCACTTGGTTCGTATCACTATCATTTCCCCTCTTTGACCTaggcaaccctaaaacaaaatccatggaCATGTCGGTCCAAGGTTCCTTAGGTACAGGTAAAGGACTATAAAGGCCATAGGGTTGAAGTttagacttagctttgtggcaaGTAATGCATTTAGCCACCATTCGCTCCACATCTCGTTTCATCCTTGGCCAATGGAAGTGCTCTTGAAGGATAGCTAAGGTTTTAGCTACgccaaagtgtcccatcaaGCCACCTCCGTGTGCTTCCCTAACAAGTAAAGAGCGAATATAGCAGTTAGGTATACATAGTCGATTGAGGTagaaaagaaatccatcaaggaTGTAGAATTTACCTTGAGTTGCTGAACCACAAGAGTCATAAATACCTGAGAAATCTGGGTCATTGGTGTATAACTCTTTGACTAATTCAAATCCTAACAACCTTGCATCAAGTTGAGTGAGCAAAGAGTACCGacgtgataatgcatcagcaacaacattagttttccccactttgtacttaatcacataagggaaggtttcaataaatgcaatccacttaACATGACGCTTATTCAACTTGTGTTGTGACTTAATGTGCTTAAGCGACTCATGGTCAGTGTGTATGACAAATTCCCTTGGTCTCAAGTAATGTTGCCAAGTTTCTAAAGCACGGATTAAGGAGTACAACTCCTTATCATAAGTGGAATAGTTCAAAGCTGCCCCATTGAGTTTTTCACTAAAGTATGCAATTGGTTTGCCCTCTTGCATTAGGACAGCTCCAATACCCACCCCAGATGCATCACACTCTATTTCAAACATCTTGTCAAAGCATGGTAATGCAAGTagtggtgcatgtgtgagttgaTGTTTAAGCATTTGGAAAGCACGTACTTGAGCATCTGTCCACACaaatggctcatttttcttaattacagCAGTTAGAGGTGCAGCAATGGTACTAAAATCTTTAACAAATCGTCTATAAAAACTAGCAAGACCATGGAAGCTACGTACCTCACCCACCGTGCTTGGAGTAGGccattctcgaattgctttaaCCTTCTCCTCGTCCACTTTGATTCCCTGTTTACTCACAACAAAGCCTAGGAAGACAAGTTGATCAGTACAAAAggagcacttcttaaggttagcatagAGCTTTTCCCTTCGAAGTACATCAAGAACAAGCTTGACATGTTCAACATGCTCATCTAAGCTCCTACTATAAATCAGGATAtcgtcaaaatatacaactacaAATTTTCCAAGGAATGGACGAAGTACGTGGTTCATCAACCTCATGAacgtactaggtgcattagttagtccaaatggcataactaaccactcgtacaagccatgtttggttttaaaggccgttttccattcatccccctctttcatcctaatttgatgataaccgctttttagatcaattttagtgaaaatcacagcaccatatagctcatctaacatatcatcaagtctaggaatagggtgacgatattttaccgttattgcattaacggccctacagtcagtgcacattcgccaacttccatcctttttagGCACCAAGATGACGGGAACCGCACATGGGCTCAAGCTTTCTCGTGCCCATCCCTTTGTTAGAAGCTCTTCGATTTGGCGTTGGAGCTCCTTTGTCTCATCTGGACCCATTTTGTAGGCTGGTCTGTTAGGAAGTGGGGCACCTGGAACCAAgtcaatttgatgctcaattccCCTTATTGGTGGCAGTCCATTTGGAATCTCATCGGGGAAGACATCCTCATATTCCTGTAAAAGAGAGACAATACTAGATGGTAGAGTGTTAGTAAGATCACTTGTGACAACCAACACCTCTTTGCACAAAAGTACAAAGATGGGTGTATTAACACTCAAAGCTTTTCTTACTATATTGGCTTTTATCAATAGATTttgccttttttctctcttttcaattttggccGGCTCACCATatgtctttttcctctcaattttctaggccCTATCATTTTCTGTTGAGCTCTcggctttttctattttttcttctcattctcaAGCTCATTCTCCTTGATCAGGCTTTTTTGATCTTCATGAACTTGGATAGGAGTGAGTGGCACAAGCACAATCCTCTTCTCGCCTTGCTTGAAGGAGTATTTATTGGTAATGCCATCGAATGTAACTCCCTTGTCGAATTGCCATGGCCTCCCCAATAGTATGTGACATGCTTGCATAGGGACCACGTCGCATAACACCACGTCCTCATACTTTCCAATTCGGAAAGGTACTTGGACTTGCTTGGTCACACGAACATCCCCACTATCGTTCAACCATTGCAAACGATAAGGTGTTGGATGTCGTAGAGTGGGTAGTgctagtttctccaccatcaaggCACTAGCGACGTTAGCACAACTACCTCCATCTATGATCAAACTACATACCTTGCCTTTGATATAGCAACGGGTGTAGAAAATGTTCTCTCTTTCTGCATGGTCGGCGGCTTTCACTTGGGTTGCTAAGGCTCGTCTGACAACGAGTCCAACTCGTTCATTGACGGGCAatgcttcctcttcttcctcaagggatggcaactcctccttctcatcttcatcatcggTGAGAAACTCACCATTGGGTAAGATGATCATAGCGCGTTGGTTCGGGCATTGGCTAGCAATATGCCCTcggccttggcatttgaagcatctaGTATCTCGATTTCGCCCCATGCTCGACTCAATGGCAGTCTTTGGTGTTGCCTTAGACTCCCACTTAGTCATATCCGGCCTCGGTCTTGAAGGGATGGAATTACTCGGCCCTTTATCCTCTTTCTTTGGTGGTGTAGTTCGGAGATAAGAGGGTGAAAAGTTGGAGTAACTCCGAGTCGAACCCCTCCTCTTAATCCTCCTTTCAATCTTGATGGCCTTTTCCACCAGATCCCCAAGTTCCACATAGTGGTGTAACTCCACTTGATCAGCGATTTCGGGCCTTAATCCGTTCAAGAAGCGTGCCATTGTTGCTTCTCGATCCTCCATGATGTCTGCCCGTAGCATgagtatttccatttccttgtgaTAGTCCTCGACACTTCGTGCTCCTTGGttgagggtttgaagctttTGATACAAGTCACGGTAGTAGTGACTTGGCACGAAACGCTTCCTCATTAGTCGTCTTAGCTCCGTCCAAGTTTGTATGGTAGGTTCACGACTCCTCCTTCGACTAGTGGAGAGTTGATCCCACCATACAACGGCGTAATCGGTGAATTCGATCACGGCCAACTTGACCTTTTGCTCCTCCGAGTAAGTATTGCAGTCGAAGACAAGTTCAATCCGCTTCTCCCACTCTAAGTAGGCATCGGGGTCTGATCGTCCTTGGAAGGGTGGAATTTTCATCTTTATGCCCGGAATGTGGTCATTTGAAGGCCTAGCGTCACGCTTAGACCTACTTTGCTTATGCTCATAGTTGTTGTCTGAGTTAGAGTCGCTAGACTCATGTGCATAAGCCTTTCCACGGTTGCCTTTGGAGCTTCCATGAGACAACTCTAAGCTGTCAATGCGTTGGTGCATCAGTTCAAGTTTTTGGTCCATCATGCGTCCCAATTCGCCTTTGATTGCTTCTGTGAAAAGTTTAAGATCAAAAGCTTGGGAGCTTGCTCCCCCCTCGTTAGCCATGGTGAAGTATAGGGTAAAAAATAACAATGGAAAGAAGTAAAGTTTATCTCGCACACTTCCTCACGTGTTTACTCTCGCTCTCGTGTTTGAACACTCTAATGAACTCACCAAGGTATTTTCAAGGCTCCTCGGTCAACTCCTCGAAGAAGTTAGAACTCATTCTAGTGTGGATCGACTTACCAACCAGGGTCACAAGATTGTAGCACTTTGAacgaaaaaagaacaaaagatgaagGGACTGACCACGACTCAATGAATGActcaaagttgaattttaaggaTCCTAGACAAAACTCTacccaaaactggaattttgagctgctgGTTGCTGCATTTCTGGGCAGTGTTTTGGTAGATAAATGGACACTTAGAGGATTCAGAATGACACTTAAAACTGACCTAATGATGcataaaaatttccagaattaatGATTGGACAGAAATTCCCCAATGGTTGCAAAGATGGAATCCGAATGGAAGATGAATTTGTGTTGCGGTAGGACTGTTTTGGAAACCCAAGGCtgacttttcttccttaatCCTTTGGAAACAAGGATTAGTCTTCCTATTTGCTGGTTCCCACAAATTCTAAGGTCAAGTTCAAGATTggaactgatttggttgtttttggGAACAAGGGTGGAAAATTTAACTTGAACAGGTTGGAAATTTTGACTTGAATAGATTGGGAAATTTGACTTGAATAGGCtgaatgttcttcttcttcctttgtttttgttttataatcagccaagaagagtcaaatttcgtggctaaaatgttcttagtcaagaaagaagattgttgtggtgaagacaaggattttggcagctggaattttgcagccttgttgtttaccaagatttggttcccaaaacccagaaacttcaagattctttca
Above is a window of Coffea eugenioides isolate CCC68of unplaced genomic scaffold, Ceug_1.0 ScVebR1_2309;HRSCAF=3314, whole genome shotgun sequence DNA encoding:
- the LOC113756426 gene encoding uncharacterized protein LOC113756426 gives rise to the protein MANEGGASSQAFDLKLFTEAIKGELGRMMDQKLELMHQRIDSLELSHGSSKGNRGKAYAHESSDSNSDNNYEHKQSRSKRDARPSNDHIPGIKMKIPPFQGRSDPDAYLEWEKRIELVFDCNTYSEEQKVKLAVIEFTDYAVVWWDQLSTSRRRSREPTIQTWTELRRLMRKRFVPSHYYRDLYQKLQTLNQGARSVEDYHKEMEILMLRADIMEDREATMARFLNGLRPEIADQVELHHYVELGDLVEKAIKIERRIKRRGSTRSYSNFSPSYLRTTPPKKEDKGPSNSIPSRPRPDMTKWESKATPKTAIESSMGRNRDTRCFKCQGRGHIASQCPNQRAMIILPNDGGSCANVASALMVEKLALPTLRHPTPYRLQWLNDSGDVRVTKQVQVPFRIGKYEDVVLCDVVPMQACHILLGRPWQFDKGVTFDGITNKYSFKQGEKRIVLVPLTPIQVHEDQKSLIKENELENEKKK